In Ruania zhangjianzhongii, the following proteins share a genomic window:
- a CDS encoding glutamate--cysteine ligase, whose protein sequence is MTIEFAHSPRSTVGVEWELALVDTDSGDLRQVAQTVLDAVAPPGGGQHPSIRQELLLNTVEVVSGVCTSVPEAMRDLDAGAALVREVSEALRVELMCAGTHPFGHWGNQKVTDKERYATLIDRTQWWGRQMLIYGVHVHVGIESRDKVLPILGALLAYYPHLLSLSASSPFWDGRDTGYASNRALLFQQLPTAGLPFTSIGTWDELEHYVRDMLHTGVIEDFDEIRWDLRPSPKFGTLEMRICDGLSNELELAAVAALTQCLVEHFSRMIDAGEPLPQMSPWFLAENKWRSARYGMEAIIILNEAGDEELVTHAVARLVEELAPVAADLGCTEALAGVHQIIATGGGAHRQRQVAAANPGDLRAVVAHLVAEFRAGRPLPVG, encoded by the coding sequence GTGACGATCGAGTTCGCTCATTCACCGCGCTCCACTGTGGGTGTCGAGTGGGAGCTGGCCCTGGTGGATACCGACTCCGGCGACCTGCGCCAGGTAGCCCAGACGGTGCTGGACGCCGTAGCCCCGCCCGGCGGGGGTCAGCATCCGAGCATCCGTCAGGAGCTGTTGCTGAACACCGTGGAGGTGGTCTCCGGGGTGTGCACCAGCGTGCCGGAGGCGATGCGGGACCTGGACGCAGGCGCCGCCCTGGTGCGCGAGGTCAGCGAAGCGCTGCGGGTGGAGCTGATGTGCGCCGGCACGCACCCGTTCGGGCACTGGGGCAACCAGAAGGTCACCGACAAGGAGCGCTACGCCACCCTGATCGACCGCACCCAGTGGTGGGGCCGGCAGATGCTCATCTACGGCGTGCACGTGCATGTGGGCATCGAGTCGCGGGACAAGGTGCTGCCGATCCTCGGGGCGCTGCTCGCGTACTACCCGCACCTGCTCTCATTGTCCGCCTCCTCCCCGTTCTGGGACGGCCGGGACACCGGATACGCCTCCAACCGGGCACTGCTGTTCCAACAACTGCCGACGGCGGGACTTCCGTTCACCTCGATCGGCACCTGGGACGAGCTCGAGCACTACGTGCGGGACATGCTGCATACCGGGGTGATCGAGGACTTCGACGAGATCCGCTGGGACCTGCGCCCCTCGCCGAAGTTCGGCACGCTGGAGATGCGCATCTGCGACGGGCTCTCCAACGAGCTGGAGCTGGCGGCCGTAGCTGCGCTCACCCAGTGCCTGGTGGAGCACTTCTCCCGGATGATCGACGCCGGCGAACCGCTGCCGCAGATGTCGCCGTGGTTCCTGGCGGAGAACAAGTGGCGCTCGGCCCGGTACGGGATGGAGGCGATCATCATCCTGAACGAGGCCGGCGACGAGGAGCTGGTCACCCACGCGGTCGCTCGGCTGGTGGAGGAGCTCGCGCCGGTGGCCGCGGACCTGGGCTGCACCGAGGCACTGGCCGGGGTACATCAGATCATTGCCACCGGCGGTGGCGCCCACCGGCAGCGGCAGGTGGCCGCCGCCAATCCCGGGGACCTGCGCGCCGTGGTGGCGCACCTGGTCGCCGAGTTCCGCGCCGGCCGGCCGCTGCCGGTGGGCTGA
- a CDS encoding OmpL47-type beta-barrel domain-containing protein, giving the protein MTALFGATAPAISAPVAPQQEQQVLTWTAGNSVTEYTSAPTTAEAGTVSVIFDNSVAAGNTAGMPHTLTFDTSTPGYNHDVDLNITANPYDANEGYYEAEITLTPGTYRYFCAIPGHGMMWGELVVTDGGGGDPGEDTTAPEVAAEVAGEQDDAGAYVGSAEVTITATDADSGVESVEYSLDGGEFAAYESPVTVAEVGEHTVDFRATDVAGNTAEDSVSFTVVEGEPDPGEDTTAPEVAAEVAGEQDDAGAYVGAAEVTITATDADSGVESVEYSLDGGEFAAYESPVTVAEVGEHTVDFRATDVAGNTAEDSVSFSVVEGEPDPGEDTTAPEVAAEVAGEQDDAGAYVGSAEVTITATDADSGVETVQYSLDGGEYTHYHAPVVVAEVGEHTVDFRATDVAGNTAEDSVSFTVVEGEPDPGEDTTAPEVAAEVAGEQDDAGAYVGAAEVTITATDADSGVESVEYSLDGGEFAAYESPVTVAEVGEHTVDFRATDVAGNTAEDSVSFTVVEGDTDPGECPDTRETVIIDGVDTGVANADLGDGCTINDRIDEDGDYQSQGEFVRHVGAIVQPLADDGVITPRDAGAIVRAAAASEIGA; this is encoded by the coding sequence GTGACCGCGCTGTTCGGTGCCACGGCGCCCGCGATCTCGGCGCCCGTTGCCCCGCAGCAGGAGCAGCAGGTCCTGACCTGGACCGCCGGCAACAGCGTGACCGAGTACACCTCTGCTCCGACGACTGCGGAGGCCGGCACCGTCTCGGTCATCTTCGACAACAGCGTGGCGGCGGGGAACACGGCTGGGATGCCGCACACCCTCACCTTCGACACGTCCACCCCCGGCTACAACCACGATGTCGACCTCAACATCACCGCCAACCCCTATGACGCGAACGAGGGCTACTACGAGGCCGAGATCACCCTCACGCCCGGAACCTACCGGTACTTCTGCGCGATCCCGGGCCACGGGATGATGTGGGGCGAGCTGGTGGTCACCGACGGCGGCGGCGGCGATCCGGGTGAGGACACCACTGCTCCGGAGGTTGCCGCGGAGGTTGCTGGTGAGCAGGACGATGCTGGCGCTTATGTCGGTTCGGCTGAGGTGACCATCACGGCCACGGATGCTGATTCTGGTGTGGAGTCGGTGGAGTACAGCCTGGACGGCGGTGAGTTCGCTGCGTACGAGTCTCCGGTGACGGTGGCTGAGGTCGGTGAGCACACGGTTGATTTCCGGGCGACCGATGTGGCGGGTAACACTGCTGAGGACAGCGTGAGCTTCACCGTGGTCGAGGGTGAGCCCGATCCGGGTGAGGACACCACTGCTCCGGAGGTTGCCGCGGAGGTTGCTGGTGAGCAGGACGACGCTGGCGCTTATGTCGGTGCGGCTGAGGTGACCATCACGGCCACGGATGCTGATTCTGGTGTGGAGTCGGTGGAGTACAGCCTTGACGGCGGTGAGTTCGCTGCGTACGAGTCGCCGGTGACGGTGGCTGAGGTCGGTGAGCACACGGTCGACTTCCGGGCGACCGATGTGGCGGGTAACACCGCTGAGGACAGCGTGAGTTTCAGTGTGGTCGAGGGTGAGCCCGATCCGGGTGAGGACACGACTGCTCCGGAGGTTGCTGCAGAGGTTGCTGGTGAGCAGGACGACGCTGGCGCCTATGTCGGTTCGGCTGAGGTGACCATCACGGCCACCGACGCCGACTCTGGTGTCGAGACCGTCCAGTACAGCCTCGATGGCGGCGAGTACACGCACTACCACGCACCTGTGGTCGTCGCTGAGGTCGGTGAGCACACGGTTGATTTCCGGGCGACCGATGTGGCGGGTAACACTGCTGAGGACAGCGTGAGCTTCACCGTGGTCGAGGGTGAGCCCGATCCGGGTGAGGACACCACTGCTCCGGAGGTTGCCGCGGAGGTTGCTGGTGAGCAGGACGACGCTGGCGCTTATGTCGGTGCGGCTGAGGTGACCATCACGGCCACGGATGCTGATTCTGGTGTGGAGTCGGTGGAGTACAGCCTTGACGGCGGTGAGTTCGCTGCGTACGAGTCGCCGGTGACGGTGGCTGAGGTCGGTGAGCACACGGTCGACTTCCGGGCCACCGATGTGGCGGGTAACACCGCTGAGGACAGCGTGAGCTTCACCGTGGTCGAGGGCGACACCGACCCGGGGGAGTGCCCGGACACCCGGGAAACGGTCATCATCGATGGTGTCGACACCGGTGTGGCCAACGCTGACCTGGGCGACGGCTGCACGATCAATGACCGGATCGACGAGGACGGGGACTACCAGAGCCAGGGCGAGTTCGTCCGGCACGTCGGAGCCATCGTCCAGCCGCTCGCCGACGACGGCGTGATCACCCCGCGTGATGCCGGCGCGATCGTCCGTGCGGCGGCCGCCTCGGAGATCGGCGCGTAA
- a CDS encoding glycoside hydrolase family 2 TIM barrel-domain containing protein, which translates to MPGSPAAPHTSFAPGSGALAPARSALHSDAGRLDLSGQWQFRLLPGVPAAAGAQAAPSTPAGSASLPEHEAPESFAAPGYDDSGWDTIAVPAHWVLTGQGRYGHPIYTNVQYPFPIDPPHVPDENPTGDYRRTVTIPADWLGTGRILLRFDGVESFFWLWVNGELIGSAAGSRLAHELDITEAVHAGENTVAVRVAQWSAGSYLEDQDQWWLPGIFREVTALHRPAGGVQDVWLDADRDPVTGEGYLVPEITATEDAFPIRLQLPALGVDVHWASPEAVDTIDVGPVQAWSAEDPVRYQTTVSSAVETVTLEVGFRRVEIVGDQFLVNGRRVVFSGMNRHESHPDRGRVFDEADARADLALMKQHNVNAIRTSHYPPHPRLLDLADELGLWVVLECDLETHGFGGGGWVGNPSDDPRWREAYLDRIVRTVERDKNHPSVVMWSLGNESGTGRNLAAMAEWVHDRDRTRPVHYEGDYTGAYTDVYSRMYAKVPETASIGTDGDHTALLGCSVAESTRQRTKPFVHCEYAHAMGNGPGGLTEYRQMVDEFPRLHGGFIWEWRDHGIRTSTADGVEFFGYGGDFGEVVHDGNFVMDGMILSDATPTPGLAEFAAVEAPVLLRRAGRGVVEARSRYHSIDTAHLELHWRVEVSGHEVLSGATALADDAGTPVPPGGRTQVHLFSAESLDGAAHRGERVVTVTAVLREDAPWAPAGHVVSRGQWAEPVGGGPARTRRSPQVPLAQAPVVFAGAELTGLAGEQVAGPAVELWRAPTDNDEGGHSSNYDQVDPRDFNDRTPSAPSADRWRAQGLHRLVSRVVEVSGDTQVRTVRRRVSTADSRAGIDVLETWTAERSAEEVVEAVLRVTMTPSPHFEDVWPRLGLHLRLPTTVDGARWFGLGPHDAYPDTMASVWLSRHEAGMDELTVPYARPQESGHRPGLRELTLLRGGQPWLQIVAEPDPAGRRPGFTLARHSAQEVSAAEHPQELPVPQVHHLYLDAAQHGLGSRACGPDVLPGDMLRPQARTLTLRLRAL; encoded by the coding sequence ATCCCGGGCTCCCCCGCTGCACCGCACACCTCCTTCGCACCGGGAAGCGGTGCCCTGGCCCCGGCGCGCTCCGCGCTGCACAGCGATGCCGGCCGCCTCGACCTCAGCGGCCAGTGGCAGTTCCGCCTGCTGCCGGGAGTGCCCGCCGCCGCCGGCGCGCAGGCCGCACCTAGCACCCCGGCAGGTTCCGCCTCCCTCCCCGAGCACGAGGCCCCCGAGTCGTTCGCCGCCCCCGGCTATGACGACTCCGGCTGGGACACGATCGCCGTGCCTGCGCACTGGGTGCTGACCGGCCAGGGCCGCTACGGCCACCCGATCTACACCAACGTGCAGTACCCGTTCCCGATCGATCCCCCGCACGTGCCGGACGAGAACCCGACCGGCGACTACCGCCGCACGGTCACGATCCCGGCCGACTGGCTCGGCACCGGCCGGATCCTGCTGCGCTTCGACGGGGTGGAGTCCTTCTTCTGGCTCTGGGTGAACGGTGAGCTGATCGGCTCGGCGGCGGGCAGTCGGCTGGCGCACGAGCTGGACATCACCGAGGCCGTCCACGCGGGTGAGAACACGGTCGCCGTGCGGGTGGCGCAGTGGTCGGCCGGCTCCTACCTGGAGGACCAGGACCAGTGGTGGCTGCCGGGGATCTTCCGCGAGGTGACCGCCCTGCACCGGCCGGCGGGTGGTGTCCAGGACGTCTGGCTGGACGCGGACCGCGACCCGGTCACCGGCGAGGGCTACCTGGTCCCGGAGATCACCGCCACCGAGGACGCGTTCCCGATCCGACTCCAGCTGCCTGCCCTCGGCGTAGACGTGCACTGGGCCTCCCCCGAGGCGGTGGACACGATCGACGTCGGGCCGGTGCAGGCCTGGTCGGCCGAAGACCCGGTGCGCTATCAGACCACGGTGAGCTCCGCCGTCGAGACGGTGACGCTCGAGGTGGGCTTCCGCAGGGTGGAGATCGTGGGCGATCAGTTCCTGGTGAACGGGCGCCGGGTGGTGTTCTCCGGGATGAACCGGCACGAGTCCCACCCCGACCGTGGCCGGGTATTCGACGAGGCCGATGCCCGTGCGGACCTGGCGCTGATGAAGCAGCACAACGTGAACGCGATCCGCACCTCGCACTACCCGCCACATCCGCGGCTGTTGGACCTGGCGGACGAGCTGGGCCTGTGGGTGGTGCTGGAGTGCGACCTGGAGACACACGGTTTCGGCGGCGGCGGCTGGGTCGGCAACCCGAGCGATGACCCGCGCTGGCGCGAGGCCTACCTGGACCGGATCGTCCGCACAGTGGAGCGGGACAAGAACCATCCGAGCGTGGTGATGTGGTCGCTGGGCAACGAGTCCGGGACCGGCCGCAACCTGGCCGCGATGGCCGAATGGGTGCACGACCGGGACCGCACTCGCCCGGTGCACTACGAGGGTGACTACACCGGCGCCTACACCGATGTCTACTCCCGGATGTACGCGAAGGTGCCCGAGACCGCCTCGATCGGCACCGACGGGGACCACACCGCGCTGCTGGGCTGCTCAGTGGCTGAGTCCACGCGGCAGCGGACCAAGCCGTTCGTGCACTGCGAGTACGCCCACGCGATGGGCAACGGTCCGGGCGGCTTGACCGAGTACCGGCAGATGGTGGACGAGTTTCCGCGGCTGCACGGCGGCTTCATCTGGGAGTGGCGCGACCACGGCATCCGCACGTCCACCGCCGACGGCGTCGAGTTCTTCGGCTACGGGGGCGACTTCGGCGAGGTGGTGCACGACGGCAACTTCGTGATGGACGGGATGATTCTCTCCGATGCCACCCCGACCCCGGGGCTGGCCGAGTTCGCCGCGGTGGAGGCGCCGGTGCTCCTCCGGCGCGCCGGGCGCGGCGTGGTCGAGGCGCGCAGCCGCTACCACTCGATCGACACCGCCCACCTGGAACTGCACTGGCGAGTGGAGGTCTCCGGGCACGAGGTACTCTCCGGCGCTACTGCCCTTGCCGACGACGCCGGCACGCCAGTTCCACCCGGCGGGCGCACCCAGGTGCACCTCTTCTCTGCCGAGTCGCTCGACGGCGCAGCTCACCGGGGCGAGCGCGTGGTCACCGTGACGGCCGTGTTGCGCGAGGATGCGCCGTGGGCGCCGGCCGGGCACGTGGTCTCGCGCGGGCAGTGGGCCGAGCCGGTCGGTGGTGGCCCCGCTCGTACCCGACGCAGTCCGCAGGTGCCGCTGGCGCAGGCGCCGGTGGTGTTCGCCGGGGCGGAGCTGACCGGTCTGGCCGGGGAACAGGTGGCGGGCCCGGCGGTGGAGCTGTGGCGGGCGCCGACGGACAACGACGAGGGCGGGCACTCCTCGAACTATGACCAGGTGGACCCGCGCGACTTCAACGATCGCACGCCGTCGGCACCCTCAGCGGACCGGTGGCGGGCGCAGGGTCTGCACCGGCTGGTCTCCCGGGTGGTGGAGGTCAGCGGCGACACTCAGGTGCGCACCGTGCGCCGGCGGGTGTCCACGGCGGACTCCCGGGCCGGGATCGACGTGCTGGAGACCTGGACCGCTGAGCGTTCCGCGGAGGAGGTGGTCGAGGCAGTGCTTCGGGTGACGATGACGCCGAGCCCGCACTTCGAGGACGTGTGGCCGCGGCTCGGGTTGCATCTGCGGCTTCCGACCACGGTAGACGGTGCCCGCTGGTTCGGGCTCGGCCCACACGACGCCTACCCGGACACGATGGCCTCGGTGTGGCTGAGCCGGCACGAGGCCGGGATGGATGAGCTGACTGTCCCCTATGCGCGGCCGCAGGAGTCTGGGCACCGGCCGGGTCTACGCGAGCTCACGCTGTTGCGCGGCGGGCAGCCGTGGCTGCAGATCGTGGCGGAGCCGGATCCGGCCGGCCGGCGGCCCGGGTTCACCCTCGCCCGGCACAGCGCTCAGGAGGTGAGCGCGGCGGAGCACCCGCAAGAGTTGCCGGTGCCGCAGGTGCATCACCTCTACCTGGATGCTGCCCAGCACGGGCTGGGTTCGCGGGCCTGTGGGCCGGACGTGCTGCCCGGGGACATGCTGCGCCCGCAGGCGCGCACGCTCACCCTGCGCCTGCGCGCCCTCTGA
- a CDS encoding PrsW family intramembrane metalloprotease: MAMPRKRRVALEIVLLSLGILGVLIFVGFMAIGAGADNVLVAALLAAIPLAIVGSAIIWVDRWEPEPRLLLAAAFLWGGGVATFLSSLLNGVVGPAIGSVIAPAMNPANWPPVFGAPVVEEFWKGLGVLIIFLFRRRQFNGPVDGIVYASVIAVAFAFVENIQYFVGSGEALTQTFIIRGLVSPFGHVIYTACIGVALGLASRSKSKIAWVWALPIGYVGAMLLHMAWNGFAGLAYSLADLAALVVFVNWLPLVVWAIIVVMLRRREIKVVAERLGEYVPSGWVVPQEIQMISSMQGRRTARNWAARSGPQGKDAMKKFQKSAIALAYARQDLHTGHTGIRARQDEMALLNQMGQSRARFRAALRV, from the coding sequence ATGGCGATGCCCCGCAAACGCCGGGTCGCCCTGGAGATCGTGCTGCTCTCCCTCGGCATCCTGGGCGTCCTCATCTTCGTCGGCTTCATGGCAATCGGTGCCGGGGCTGACAATGTCCTCGTCGCCGCGCTGCTCGCGGCAATCCCGCTGGCCATCGTCGGTTCCGCCATCATCTGGGTGGATCGGTGGGAGCCGGAGCCGCGGTTGCTGCTGGCGGCAGCTTTCCTCTGGGGCGGTGGCGTCGCCACCTTCCTGTCCAGCTTGCTCAATGGCGTGGTGGGGCCGGCGATCGGGTCAGTGATCGCGCCGGCGATGAACCCGGCGAACTGGCCACCTGTGTTCGGTGCACCGGTGGTGGAGGAGTTCTGGAAGGGCCTCGGCGTCCTGATCATCTTCCTGTTCCGCCGCCGCCAGTTCAACGGTCCGGTGGACGGTATCGTCTACGCCTCGGTGATCGCAGTGGCGTTCGCCTTCGTGGAGAACATCCAGTACTTCGTCGGCTCCGGCGAGGCCCTGACGCAGACCTTCATTATCCGCGGTCTGGTGTCCCCCTTCGGACATGTGATCTACACCGCGTGCATCGGTGTCGCTCTCGGTCTGGCGTCCCGCTCGAAGAGCAAGATCGCCTGGGTGTGGGCGCTGCCGATCGGCTACGTCGGCGCGATGCTGCTGCACATGGCGTGGAACGGGTTCGCCGGTCTGGCCTACAGCTTGGCCGACCTCGCTGCCCTGGTGGTCTTCGTGAACTGGCTGCCGCTGGTGGTCTGGGCGATCATCGTGGTGATGCTGCGTCGCCGGGAGATCAAGGTGGTGGCCGAACGGCTTGGTGAGTACGTGCCGTCCGGCTGGGTGGTGCCGCAGGAGATCCAGATGATCAGCTCTATGCAGGGGCGGCGCACCGCGCGGAACTGGGCGGCCCGTAGTGGGCCTCAGGGCAAGGACGCGATGAAGAAGTTCCAGAAGAGTGCCATCGCCCTGGCGTATGCGCGTCAGGACCTGCACACCGGGCACACCGGCATCCGGGCCCGGCAGGACGAGATGGCTCTGCTGAACCAGATGGGGCAGTCGCGGGCACGGTTCCGTGCCGCGCTCAGGGTCTGA
- a CDS encoding class I SAM-dependent methyltransferase gives MDSRALSLLLSPEGWTLLNQLPPYQEDTALKIADGLRSRGMDPELVAAALTQSKLRARAREKFGEFANELLFTRAGLEQATRLPVAARHARRYADAGATLVADLGCGLGADALAMAGLGLRVLAVELEEETAALATVNLRAFENAQVRLADARDLDLAAEGVDAVFADPARRTRSGARVFDPRAYSPDLDTLLGLRTQVPNLGLKVGPGIPYHALPSDTHAQWVSVDGAVVEAGLWFAGLAPEGSGRSALLLAGEDSHLLSWPGDADAPAPQAPAGPLGRFVYEPDGAVIRAGLVAPLCTELDATLLDSSIAYFSTGTPVDTPFATGFRVLDSFPFGLKKLRAYLRERNVGRVEIKKRGTAVVPDQLRQQLALKGENAATVILTRLQGKQSVLVVERV, from the coding sequence GTGGACTCCCGCGCGCTCTCCCTGCTGCTCTCCCCCGAGGGGTGGACACTGCTGAACCAGTTGCCGCCGTACCAGGAGGACACCGCCCTGAAGATCGCCGACGGCCTGCGCTCGCGCGGGATGGACCCGGAGCTGGTGGCGGCTGCGCTGACGCAGAGCAAGCTGCGCGCCCGGGCACGGGAGAAGTTCGGCGAGTTCGCGAACGAGCTGCTGTTCACCCGCGCCGGGCTGGAGCAGGCCACCCGGCTGCCCGTCGCCGCCCGGCATGCCCGCCGGTACGCCGACGCCGGCGCCACGCTGGTGGCCGACCTCGGCTGCGGCCTCGGCGCGGACGCGCTGGCGATGGCCGGTCTGGGTCTGCGCGTGCTGGCGGTGGAGCTGGAGGAGGAGACGGCAGCACTGGCCACGGTCAACCTGCGCGCCTTCGAGAATGCCCAGGTCCGGCTCGCCGACGCCCGCGACCTGGATCTCGCCGCCGAAGGAGTCGACGCCGTGTTCGCCGACCCGGCCCGCCGGACCCGCTCCGGCGCTCGGGTATTCGACCCGCGCGCCTACTCTCCGGACCTGGACACTCTGCTCGGGTTGCGCACCCAGGTGCCGAACCTGGGACTGAAGGTCGGGCCTGGCATCCCGTACCACGCACTACCCTCGGACACCCACGCCCAGTGGGTCAGCGTGGACGGCGCCGTGGTGGAGGCCGGGCTGTGGTTCGCCGGCCTCGCCCCGGAGGGGTCCGGCCGCAGCGCACTGCTGCTCGCCGGCGAGGACAGTCACCTGCTCTCCTGGCCCGGGGACGCCGACGCCCCCGCACCCCAAGCGCCTGCCGGCCCGCTGGGACGCTTCGTCTACGAGCCGGACGGGGCGGTGATCCGCGCCGGACTCGTCGCCCCGCTGTGCACGGAGCTCGACGCCACCCTGCTGGACTCCTCGATCGCCTACTTCAGCACCGGCACCCCTGTCGACACCCCGTTCGCGACCGGCTTCCGAGTGCTCGACTCCTTCCCCTTCGGCCTGAAGAAGCTGCGGGCCTACCTGCGGGAGCGCAACGTGGGGCGAGTGGAGATCAAGAAGCGAGGCACCGCCGTCGTGCCGGATCAGCTGCGCCAGCAGCTCGCCCTCAAGGGCGAGAACGCGGCCACGGTGATCCTCACCCGGTTGCAGGGTAAGCAGAGCGTGCTGGTGGTCGAACGGGTCTGA